A single region of the Pseudomonas solani genome encodes:
- a CDS encoding glycosyltransferase family 2 protein, with amino-acid sequence MSDSPLLSVIIPAYNYARVLPRAVESVLSQADGDVELWVIDDGSSDDTPAVFEALATRYGERFHGVRQENAGPSAARNHGVRLASGRFVLLLDADDELAPSVLPQLSEQLRAHPDTGLWLAGHVAVQPDGREREHPASEVPNDLQQRLSAYLLDKTIAISHGACVFRRDLLLQRPYPEHLRHSEDIPVFAYTLAQGPVQRLDFSLARIHKHPGSLRHNAEAARKVDLKLVDEVFDRLPAVGQELRQRYKAQRCLSLFRTCMLAGDQDGARYYYCEALRVDWRVLFKLSYSRKALRLWLGAKKKSV; translated from the coding sequence ATGTCGGATAGTCCGCTGCTCAGCGTCATCATCCCGGCGTACAACTACGCCAGGGTACTGCCGCGAGCGGTCGAGTCGGTGCTCTCCCAGGCCGATGGCGATGTAGAGCTCTGGGTCATCGACGATGGTTCCAGCGATGACACCCCGGCTGTATTCGAAGCACTGGCGACTCGCTACGGCGAACGCTTCCATGGGGTCCGTCAGGAAAACGCCGGCCCCTCCGCTGCGCGTAACCATGGCGTGCGCCTTGCCAGTGGCCGTTTCGTACTGCTGCTGGATGCCGACGACGAGTTGGCGCCGAGTGTGCTGCCCCAGCTTAGCGAGCAGTTGCGTGCACACCCCGATACAGGCCTGTGGCTGGCCGGGCACGTAGCGGTCCAGCCTGATGGCCGCGAGCGCGAGCACCCTGCTTCCGAAGTGCCGAACGACCTGCAGCAGCGCCTGTCCGCCTACCTGCTGGACAAGACCATCGCCATCAGCCACGGCGCCTGCGTATTCAGGCGCGATCTCCTGCTCCAGCGCCCCTATCCGGAGCACCTGCGGCACAGCGAAGATATCCCCGTGTTCGCCTACACCCTGGCCCAGGGCCCGGTGCAACGCCTGGACTTCTCTCTCGCGCGCATCCACAAGCACCCCGGCAGTTTGCGGCACAACGCCGAGGCCGCGCGGAAGGTGGATCTGAAACTGGTGGATGAGGTATTCGACAGGTTGCCCGCAGTTGGGCAAGAGCTGCGTCAGCGCTACAAAGCGCAGCGTTGCCTGTCGTTGTTTCGTACCTGCATGCTGGCCGGCGACCAGGACGGTGCCCGCTACTACTATTGTGAGGCGCTGCGAGTCGATTGGCGTGTGCTGTTCAAACTTTCATACAGCCGCAAGGCCTTGCGCTTGTGGCTGGGAGCCAAGAAGAAGTCGGTATGA
- the msbA gene encoding lipid A export permease/ATP-binding protein MsbA, whose amino-acid sequence MTEQQLTESQPSSMKIYLRLLSYVRPYIWQFVLSIVGFVIFATTQPMLGAILQYFVDGLNDPSVVLFPNVPVLRDLQLLQMVPLLIVLIAAWQGVGSFLGNYYLAKVSLGLVHDLRVALFNNLLVLPNRYFDNHNSGHLISRITFNVTMVTGAATDAIKVVIREGMTVVCLFAYLLWMNWKLTLVMVAILPLIAFMVTTASRKFRKQSKKIQVAMGDVTHVASETIQGYRVVRSFGGEPYEEARFLDASQSNTDKQLRMTKTGAIYTPMLQLVIFSAMAVLMFLVLFLRGDASAGELVAYITVAGMLPKPIRQLSEVSSTVQKGVAGAESIFEQLDEVPETDTGSVERERVVGRLEVRDLSFRYPGTEKAVLDSISFTAEPGQMIALVGRSGSGKSTLANLIPRFYQHSEGQILLDGVEVQDYRLRNLRRHIALVTQQVNLFNDSVANNIAYGDLAGAPRADIEQAAEAAYASEFIEKLPHGLDTDVGENGVLLSGGQRQRLAIARALLKNAPLLVLDEATSALDNESERHIQKALDRVMDGRTTLVIAHRLSTIEKADLILVMDQGRIVERGNHAELIALDGYYARLHANQFAEDKVQAAERG is encoded by the coding sequence ATGACCGAGCAACAACTGACGGAATCCCAGCCGTCCAGCATGAAGATCTACCTGCGGCTGCTGAGCTACGTCCGTCCTTATATCTGGCAGTTCGTGCTGAGCATCGTCGGCTTCGTGATCTTCGCCACCACCCAGCCGATGCTGGGGGCGATCCTCCAGTATTTCGTCGATGGTCTAAACGACCCGAGCGTGGTGCTGTTCCCCAATGTGCCGGTGTTGCGCGACCTGCAGTTGCTGCAGATGGTGCCGCTACTGATCGTGCTGATCGCCGCGTGGCAGGGTGTTGGCTCGTTCCTCGGCAACTACTACCTGGCCAAGGTTTCCCTTGGGCTGGTGCACGACCTGCGCGTTGCGCTGTTCAATAATCTGCTGGTATTGCCCAACCGCTACTTCGACAACCACAACTCCGGACACCTGATCTCGCGCATCACCTTCAACGTCACCATGGTGACGGGGGCGGCGACCGACGCCATCAAGGTGGTGATCCGTGAGGGCATGACGGTGGTCTGCCTGTTCGCCTACCTGCTGTGGATGAACTGGAAACTGACCCTGGTGATGGTGGCGATCCTGCCGTTGATCGCCTTCATGGTGACCACGGCCAGCCGCAAGTTCCGCAAGCAGAGCAAGAAGATCCAGGTGGCCATGGGTGACGTCACCCACGTGGCTTCCGAGACCATCCAGGGTTATCGCGTGGTGCGTAGCTTCGGCGGCGAGCCTTACGAAGAGGCGCGCTTCCTCGACGCCAGCCAGAGCAACACCGATAAGCAGCTGCGCATGACCAAGACCGGCGCCATCTACACGCCGATGCTGCAACTGGTGATCTTCTCCGCCATGGCCGTGCTGATGTTCCTCGTGCTGTTCCTGCGCGGTGATGCGTCGGCCGGTGAGCTGGTGGCCTACATCACCGTGGCCGGCATGCTGCCCAAGCCCATCCGTCAGCTGTCGGAAGTCAGCTCCACGGTGCAGAAGGGCGTGGCGGGTGCCGAAAGCATTTTCGAACAGCTGGACGAGGTGCCGGAGACCGATACCGGTTCCGTCGAGCGCGAGCGGGTCGTCGGCCGGCTGGAGGTGCGTGACCTGAGCTTCCGCTACCCCGGTACCGAGAAGGCCGTTCTGGATAGCATCAGCTTCACCGCCGAGCCGGGGCAGATGATCGCCCTGGTGGGGCGTTCGGGCAGCGGTAAGTCCACGCTGGCCAACCTGATCCCGCGTTTCTACCAGCACAGCGAAGGTCAGATCCTCCTCGACGGTGTCGAGGTCCAGGACTACCGCCTGCGCAACCTGCGCCGGCATATCGCCCTGGTCACCCAGCAGGTCAACCTGTTCAATGACTCGGTGGCCAACAACATCGCCTATGGCGACCTCGCCGGTGCGCCGCGTGCGGATATCGAGCAGGCAGCCGAGGCGGCCTATGCCAGCGAGTTCATCGAGAAGCTGCCTCATGGCCTGGACACCGACGTCGGCGAGAACGGCGTGCTGTTGTCCGGCGGCCAGCGCCAGCGCCTGGCGATCGCCCGTGCATTGCTGAAGAACGCGCCGCTGCTGGTGCTGGACGAAGCCACCTCTGCACTGGACAACGAATCCGAGCGCCACATCCAGAAGGCGCTGGACCGCGTGATGGATGGCCGTACCACCCTGGTCATCGCCCACCGCCTCTCCACCATCGAGAAGGCCGACCTGATTCTGGTCATGGACCAGGGTCGCATCGTCGAGCGTGGCAACCACGCCGAGCTGATCGCGCTGGATGGCTACTACGCGCGCCTGCATGCCAACCAGTTCGCCGAGGACAAGGTCCAGGCGGCGGAGCGCGGTTGA
- a CDS encoding PIG-L deacetylase family protein translates to METRKQLLLRRHRRHKRLFMFGALLVLVALDWFGSWSTTPVLLVLGWIAHEAWFADHLFYSPRDDYQYRFPTGVEPLPVRLVEGRIEAVTGSLPVGVDTLMLEVDIRCGWLGRWVDPHVLIDCGECTDRQDFERGVNGRRYINLSGAQAALAAGTLRLRGRFCRLAPGASLYAFSNPDYAKQKVLVIAPHADDAELAAFGLYSRCSDVHIVTLTQGEIEAQVYRRLGLDSAAAARLKGRLRSWSSLAVPLWGGVPATRCLQLGYYCLRLEAMEAEPERAFASLESGETDIRSVRRFNALALPGDLDGASSWRNLVGDLAALLARLQPDVVVVPHPQLDPHPDHIQASRALDQAIEQSGWTPSVQLLYANHLVDNDRWPMGPAGGGIALPPCIDPLPADALWSPVLCEQARLDKAQALAMQHDLQVPLSFKKRLRRTIQWLLAARRWPESGEDDFFRKAVRRHELFWVRRLSD, encoded by the coding sequence ATGGAAACACGCAAGCAGCTGCTCCTGCGCCGTCATCGGCGCCATAAGCGTTTGTTCATGTTCGGCGCCCTGCTGGTGTTGGTGGCGCTGGACTGGTTCGGTTCCTGGAGCACTACCCCGGTGCTTCTGGTGCTCGGCTGGATAGCCCACGAGGCCTGGTTCGCCGACCACCTGTTCTACTCCCCGCGCGACGACTACCAGTATCGCTTTCCGACTGGAGTTGAACCGCTGCCGGTGCGCCTGGTGGAAGGGCGCATCGAGGCGGTAACCGGAAGTCTGCCGGTGGGCGTCGATACCTTGATGCTGGAGGTCGATATCCGCTGCGGCTGGCTTGGCCGCTGGGTGGATCCCCACGTACTGATCGACTGCGGTGAGTGCACCGATCGCCAGGATTTCGAGCGCGGGGTGAATGGGCGCCGCTACATCAACCTTTCCGGTGCCCAGGCCGCGCTCGCCGCTGGGACTTTGCGTCTGCGCGGGCGCTTCTGCCGCCTGGCTCCCGGTGCTTCGCTCTATGCCTTCAGCAACCCCGACTACGCCAAGCAGAAGGTGCTGGTCATCGCGCCCCATGCGGACGATGCCGAACTGGCGGCCTTTGGCCTCTATAGCCGCTGCAGCGATGTGCATATCGTCACCCTGACCCAGGGCGAGATCGAGGCCCAGGTGTATCGCCGCCTGGGTTTGGATAGCGCCGCCGCAGCGCGCCTGAAGGGGCGCCTGCGCAGCTGGAGCAGCCTGGCGGTGCCGCTTTGGGGCGGTGTGCCGGCCACCCGCTGCCTGCAGCTCGGCTACTACTGCCTGCGCCTGGAGGCCATGGAGGCTGAGCCGGAGCGTGCCTTCGCCTCGCTGGAGTCGGGTGAGACGGATATCCGCAGCGTGCGCCGCTTCAATGCCCTGGCCCTGCCCGGCGACCTCGACGGCGCATCGAGCTGGCGCAACCTGGTGGGCGACCTGGCGGCCCTGCTGGCGCGCCTGCAGCCCGACGTGGTGGTGGTCCCCCATCCGCAGCTCGATCCGCACCCCGACCATATCCAGGCCAGTCGCGCCCTGGACCAGGCCATCGAGCAGAGTGGCTGGACCCCCTCCGTGCAACTACTCTACGCCAACCACCTGGTGGACAACGACCGCTGGCCCATGGGCCCTGCGGGTGGCGGCATCGCCCTGCCACCCTGCATCGATCCGCTGCCGGCGGATGCCCTGTGGAGCCCCGTGCTCTGTGAACAGGCACGCCTGGACAAGGCCCAGGCGCTGGCCATGCAGCATGACCTGCAGGTGCCGCTGTCGTTCAAGAAGCGCTTGCGTCGGACCATCCAGTGGCTGCTCGCCGCACGGCGCTGGCCGGAGAGTGGCGAGGACGACTTCTTCCGCAAGGCGGTGCGCCGCCACGAGCTTTTCTGGGTGAGACGCCTTTCCGATTGA
- a CDS encoding glycosyltransferase — translation MSQRRIKVLQLQNYYNVNASDLAEQIVQALPAERYDVTTAFLRGRPGPGEPVSKAGRSIYFGYRQSQVSGLRLRALWALYKHCREERYDAVIGHRFKPVNMLMLLNKLLGFRACIGVAHGFGEYDRSFRCWTVRQLVTSNWRLVGVSRAVRNYLVDAKAGFTSANTCQINNAIDIDRAEGLQLPRASARELLGLPADAFVFGAIGRLVPVKGHVHLLRAFAEIKDEWPGALLAIIGEGRSRAELEAVIAELELDGCVRLLGARDDALQYVRAFDSFVMPSLSEGLPLALLEGMSGHLPVIGSDIPSLKPILEDCGGRIFPTRQHVALAEHLRAVMALTDSERIAEGERAYGYLRRAHSIEDFRRQYRELLAGLLEGGRND, via the coding sequence ATGAGTCAGCGCCGTATCAAAGTTCTACAGTTGCAGAACTACTATAACGTTAACGCCTCGGATCTTGCCGAGCAGATTGTCCAGGCCTTGCCGGCCGAGCGCTATGACGTCACCACAGCATTCCTGCGCGGTCGTCCTGGCCCCGGTGAGCCCGTGAGCAAGGCTGGCCGCTCTATCTATTTTGGTTACCGCCAGTCTCAGGTGAGTGGGCTGCGCCTGCGTGCCCTTTGGGCGCTTTACAAACATTGTCGTGAAGAGAGATATGACGCGGTAATTGGCCACCGATTCAAACCGGTGAATATGCTGATGCTGCTTAACAAGCTGCTCGGTTTTCGTGCCTGCATTGGCGTTGCCCATGGATTCGGCGAGTACGACCGCTCCTTCCGTTGCTGGACTGTACGCCAGTTGGTGACATCGAACTGGCGGCTGGTGGGTGTGTCGCGTGCTGTGCGCAATTATTTGGTTGATGCCAAGGCCGGTTTCACTTCGGCGAACACCTGCCAGATCAACAATGCCATCGACATCGACCGTGCGGAAGGTTTGCAGCTACCCCGTGCGAGTGCGCGCGAGCTGCTTGGCTTGCCGGCGGATGCTTTCGTGTTCGGGGCCATTGGTCGTCTGGTACCGGTCAAGGGTCATGTTCATTTGCTGCGTGCTTTTGCCGAAATCAAGGATGAGTGGCCTGGTGCGCTGCTGGCAATCATCGGTGAAGGTCGTTCGCGTGCCGAATTGGAGGCCGTGATTGCAGAGCTGGAGCTTGATGGGTGCGTTCGGCTGCTAGGGGCTCGGGATGATGCGCTGCAGTACGTGCGGGCATTCGATAGCTTTGTCATGCCGTCCCTCAGCGAAGGCCTGCCCTTGGCACTGCTGGAAGGTATGAGCGGCCACTTACCTGTGATTGGCTCGGATATTCCCAGCCTCAAGCCGATTCTGGAGGATTGCGGTGGTCGCATCTTCCCGACACGTCAGCATGTTGCATTGGCGGAGCATTTGCGGGCGGTAATGGCTCTTACTGACTCGGAGCGCATCGCGGAGGGCGAGCGGGCCTACGGCTATCTCCGCCGCGCCCATTCGATCGAGGACTTCCGCCGCCAGTATCGAGAGTTGTTGGCGGGGTTGCTGGAAGGAGGCCGAAATGACTGA
- a CDS encoding GNAT family N-acetyltransferase produces the protein MLNLIRACRERDWHSLSAADYAAVWGRFGGSLMTHPDVVERLSAMAGIPVRYLGWFEGDEPVAAIPTWGRYLALSRDVLKRAGKRHLFDLGNAEVILPARPDSGAVLRHRSSYLGEPNHNSLLGLRLQKESLALCRAPEEFSKKFRYNQRRELRLLEEAGGTLRPVAELSAAELAAIYTDLFERRWGFDVPGKGSLEEVFGLLREFLSGSLLMLEGAPIAVQVVYRVESPEWISAEYINGGVDPQSRDFSPGSVLSFVNTQAAWEDARARGKALRYSFGRADVEYKDRWCNKVPVFRV, from the coding sequence GTGCTGAACCTGATACGCGCCTGCCGTGAACGCGACTGGCATTCTCTTAGTGCCGCGGACTACGCCGCCGTCTGGGGGCGTTTCGGCGGCAGCCTGATGACCCACCCGGATGTGGTGGAGCGCCTCTCCGCGATGGCCGGCATTCCGGTGCGTTACCTCGGCTGGTTCGAGGGTGACGAGCCGGTGGCGGCCATCCCCACCTGGGGCCGTTATCTCGCGCTGTCGCGGGACGTGCTCAAGCGTGCCGGCAAACGCCACCTGTTCGACCTCGGTAACGCCGAGGTCATCCTGCCGGCACGTCCTGATAGCGGCGCCGTCCTACGTCATCGCAGCAGCTACCTGGGTGAGCCCAACCACAACAGCTTGCTAGGCTTGCGCCTGCAGAAAGAGTCGCTGGCGCTGTGCCGTGCCCCCGAGGAGTTTTCCAAGAAATTCCGCTACAACCAGCGCCGTGAGTTGCGGTTGCTGGAAGAGGCGGGCGGCACCTTGCGCCCGGTCGCTGAACTCAGCGCTGCCGAGCTGGCCGCCATCTATACCGACCTGTTCGAGCGCCGCTGGGGGTTCGATGTGCCTGGCAAGGGGAGTCTGGAAGAGGTGTTTGGGCTGCTTCGGGAGTTCCTCAGCGGCAGCCTGTTAATGCTGGAGGGTGCGCCCATCGCCGTTCAGGTGGTGTACAGGGTGGAATCTCCAGAATGGATCAGCGCCGAATACATCAACGGCGGCGTCGATCCACAAAGCCGGGACTTCAGCCCCGGCAGCGTTCTCAGCTTCGTCAATACGCAGGCCGCCTGGGAGGATGCCCGGGCCAGAGGCAAGGCCCTGCGTTATTCGTTCGGGCGCGCGGATGTGGAATACAAGGATCGTTGGTGCAACAAGGTTCCCGTCTTTCGGGTGTGA
- a CDS encoding carbamoyltransferase family protein, which produces MALTILGLSGALSHDPSAALYIDGKLIAAAEEERFVRDKHAKNRMPYESAKFCLEQAGIKPSDVDVVAIPFAPISLFGKARWQYAKRYWYAPDRALDAILMGNRRYKRYRNKIVWCLEQLGFDAKKVKIEPVEHHLAHASSAYHCSGFKEKTAILGIDGKGEYATTFFGWGENGKIHKIKEFFDPDSLGGLYGAITEYLGFEMLDGEFKVMGMAPYGDAAKYDFSRLAKFENGELVINTEYANVIGFRRYKENGKGYYFSPKLIEWLGPKRQGDIADDPYIHYAASMQALFEKLALEMMEYYLGDILRETGKIAFAGGCALNVKLNQKIIARPDVKELFVQPASGDAGTAVGAAAYISHKRGVPVEKMEHVYLGPAFSNEDVIAACAKHPNKPVFKRIENTPQRIASIMVAGNPVAWFQGRMEFGPRALGGRSIIGCPSIPGVADRINEQIKFRERWRPFCPSMLDTVASQMLKVDHPSPFMTFTFEVNDEWKERVSEVVHEDGTSRAQVLERRHNPRWYDLMKELENLTGNGVSLNTSLNRRGEPMICSPTDALNMFYGSDLQYLIMEDVLVVKDGVDWYDNVG; this is translated from the coding sequence GTGGCACTGACGATTCTTGGCCTTTCTGGCGCCCTCAGCCATGATCCCTCCGCCGCGCTCTACATCGACGGCAAGCTGATCGCGGCCGCCGAAGAAGAGCGCTTCGTGCGCGACAAGCACGCGAAGAACCGCATGCCTTACGAATCGGCCAAGTTCTGCCTAGAGCAGGCCGGCATCAAGCCTTCCGACGTCGATGTGGTGGCCATTCCCTTCGCCCCCATCAGCCTGTTCGGCAAGGCCCGCTGGCAGTACGCCAAGCGCTACTGGTACGCGCCGGACCGCGCCCTCGACGCGATCCTCATGGGCAACCGCCGCTACAAGCGCTACCGCAACAAGATCGTCTGGTGCCTGGAGCAACTGGGCTTCGACGCCAAGAAAGTCAAGATCGAACCGGTGGAGCACCACCTGGCCCACGCCTCCAGCGCCTACCACTGCTCCGGCTTCAAGGAGAAGACCGCGATCCTCGGGATCGACGGCAAGGGCGAGTACGCCACCACCTTCTTCGGCTGGGGCGAGAACGGCAAGATCCACAAGATCAAGGAATTCTTCGACCCGGATTCCCTGGGCGGCCTCTATGGCGCGATCACCGAGTACCTCGGTTTCGAGATGCTCGACGGCGAGTTCAAGGTCATGGGCATGGCGCCCTATGGTGACGCCGCCAAGTACGATTTCTCGCGCCTGGCCAAGTTCGAGAACGGCGAGCTGGTGATCAACACCGAATACGCCAACGTCATCGGCTTCCGTCGCTACAAGGAAAACGGCAAGGGTTACTACTTCTCGCCCAAGCTGATCGAGTGGCTGGGTCCGAAACGCCAGGGCGACATCGCCGACGACCCCTACATCCACTACGCCGCCAGCATGCAGGCCCTGTTCGAGAAGCTGGCGCTGGAGATGATGGAGTACTACCTCGGCGACATCCTCCGCGAGACCGGCAAGATCGCCTTCGCCGGCGGCTGTGCTCTGAACGTCAAACTGAACCAGAAGATCATCGCCCGCCCGGACGTGAAGGAGCTGTTCGTGCAGCCCGCCTCGGGTGACGCCGGCACTGCCGTCGGCGCCGCCGCCTACATCTCGCACAAGCGTGGCGTGCCGGTGGAGAAGATGGAGCACGTCTACCTCGGCCCGGCCTTCTCCAACGAGGACGTCATCGCCGCCTGCGCCAAACACCCGAACAAGCCGGTGTTCAAGCGCATCGAAAACACCCCGCAGCGCATCGCCAGCATCATGGTCGCCGGCAACCCGGTGGCCTGGTTCCAGGGCCGCATGGAGTTCGGCCCCCGCGCCCTGGGCGGTCGCTCCATCATCGGCTGCCCGAGCATCCCCGGCGTCGCCGACCGCATCAACGAACAGATCAAGTTCCGCGAGCGCTGGAGGCCCTTCTGCCCGTCGATGCTCGACACCGTGGCATCGCAAATGCTCAAGGTCGACCACCCGAGCCCGTTCATGACCTTCACCTTTGAGGTCAATGACGAGTGGAAGGAGCGCGTCTCCGAAGTGGTGCACGAGGATGGCACTTCCCGCGCCCAGGTGCTGGAGCGCCGCCACAACCCGCGCTGGTACGACCTGATGAAGGAACTGGAGAACCTCACCGGCAACGGCGTCTCCCTGAACACCTCCCTCAATCGTCGTGGCGAGCCGATGATCTGCTCACCCACCGACGCGCTGAACATGTTCTACGGCTCCGATCTGCAGTACCTGATCATGGAAGATGTGTTGGTCGTCAAGGATGGCGTGGATTGGTATGACAATGTCGGATAG
- a CDS encoding O-antigen ligase family protein: MLSQSRRQSLSFFIVKRWLVLGYLVLLTGLFWLPSGSVYTKVFYALIAFPALLALALKPRRCSDLLHDPMVLVFLVFSAWMLTTLAWSGTDDNFGGLVKRPLYLLLFMAACSLIALESRELLLGTLRTAAMLVAFAALVSLGWFLLEPPPENRLIGTGALRNPLLTSHVLGMFCTYWIATWLSRDTRQEWLAPLMTLPILLALLATGSRTPLMALVVTSLWMLLITPRRAALLILTIAVAGGLCLAFSPDLLLQRGGSFRPQIWADALRQAQDHLWLGHGYDNRFVFIIEGLSTILSDPHNVELAVLLELGLVGLGFWLVLHGLGLWHCLRQRKDKAFQVASALVVYGLAAGMTEGSSFLSRPNESWFLIWIPLSLVIALAIQKRGLGKE, from the coding sequence ATGCTCTCACAGTCCCGGCGGCAGTCTCTTAGCTTTTTCATCGTCAAGCGCTGGCTGGTGCTCGGCTATCTGGTACTGCTCACCGGGCTGTTCTGGCTGCCCAGCGGCAGTGTCTACACCAAGGTGTTCTATGCCCTGATCGCCTTCCCCGCCCTGTTGGCTCTTGCCCTGAAGCCCCGCCGCTGCAGCGACCTGCTACATGACCCCATGGTGCTTGTCTTCCTTGTCTTCTCGGCCTGGATGCTTACAACCCTCGCCTGGTCCGGTACCGACGATAACTTTGGCGGATTGGTCAAGCGGCCGCTGTATCTGCTTCTATTTATGGCCGCCTGTAGCCTGATCGCCCTGGAAAGTCGCGAGTTATTACTGGGCACACTGCGCACCGCGGCCATGCTCGTCGCCTTTGCCGCACTCGTGAGTCTGGGCTGGTTTCTGCTGGAGCCGCCCCCCGAGAACCGCCTGATAGGTACCGGTGCCCTGCGTAACCCGCTACTCACCTCTCATGTCCTGGGTATGTTCTGCACTTACTGGATCGCAACCTGGCTTAGCCGCGATACCCGCCAGGAGTGGCTAGCGCCACTCATGACTCTACCGATATTGCTGGCCCTACTCGCCACTGGCTCACGCACGCCACTGATGGCACTGGTTGTAACCAGCCTCTGGATGCTGCTTATAACACCCCGCCGTGCCGCCTTGCTGATACTCACCATTGCAGTGGCAGGCGGGCTGTGCCTGGCCTTTTCCCCCGACCTGCTACTGCAGCGCGGTGGCTCCTTCCGCCCGCAAATCTGGGCAGACGCCCTGCGTCAGGCTCAGGACCACCTCTGGCTCGGGCACGGCTACGACAACCGATTCGTCTTCATAATCGAAGGCCTGAGCACCATACTGAGCGACCCACACAACGTTGAACTCGCGGTGCTTCTCGAACTGGGCCTCGTGGGGCTGGGTTTCTGGCTTGTGCTGCATGGACTCGGCCTGTGGCACTGCCTGCGCCAACGCAAGGACAAGGCTTTCCAGGTCGCATCAGCGCTGGTGGTCTATGGCTTGGCAGCAGGCATGACCGAAGGCAGCAGCTTCCTATCTCGCCCCAATGAGAGCTGGTTCCTTATCTGGATTCCGCTGAGCCTGGTAATCGCCCTGGCAATCCAAAAGCGAGGCCTGGGTAAAGAATGA
- a CDS encoding lipopolysaccharide kinase InaA family protein, translated as MKNLSASELQELLTDSTAIEGDGHGLKVARLKNGDFLKLYRRKRMLSSALWSPPSRRFANNAERLRKLGIVSPEIQQLLLIPELQLNAVIYSPLPGDTLRNRWRQLDTASREQEVELFGTFLGKLHQLGVYFRSLHLGNVLHLPDGELGLIDLSDMKIANKPLASWKRRRNLQHILRYKEDAGWLLREHRQAWVRGYAVSCGQTAAARFERDLSKATLPG; from the coding sequence ATGAAAAACCTGAGTGCATCAGAACTGCAGGAACTACTGACCGACTCGACAGCCATTGAAGGTGATGGCCATGGTCTGAAGGTGGCACGCCTGAAAAACGGGGACTTCCTCAAGCTGTACCGACGCAAGCGCATGCTCAGCTCTGCACTCTGGTCTCCACCATCTCGACGTTTCGCGAACAATGCAGAGCGCCTTCGCAAGCTCGGCATCGTCAGCCCAGAGATCCAACAGTTGCTGCTGATCCCGGAGCTGCAACTGAACGCCGTGATCTATAGCCCTCTACCCGGAGATACCCTCAGGAATCGCTGGCGCCAACTTGATACGGCGAGCCGGGAGCAGGAAGTCGAGTTATTCGGCACCTTCCTGGGCAAGTTGCACCAGTTGGGGGTTTACTTCCGATCCCTGCACTTGGGCAACGTGCTGCATCTGCCCGACGGCGAGCTGGGTCTCATAGATCTATCAGACATGAAGATTGCCAATAAACCGCTAGCGAGTTGGAAGCGCCGGCGTAACCTGCAGCACATTCTTCGTTACAAGGAAGATGCCGGCTGGTTGCTTAGGGAACATCGCCAGGCCTGGGTTCGTGGCTACGCGGTTAGCTGCGGCCAGACGGCCGCAGCGCGATTCGAACGTGACCTGTCCAAGGCAACTCTGCCCGGCTAG
- a CDS encoding glycosyltransferase, with amino-acid sequence MTETQDSPLVSVIISSYNHGHYIEACINSVLAQTYPGIELLVVDDGSSDDSVARIRRMQEEHGFDFVARENKGLAHTLNELVARSKGSLIAPFGSDDVMLPERLALQVAYMQDKPEVGICAGNICTIDGQGRTIPGKDRDRPLRRLDFEDLFNARKDGAPAPTLLFRRDALEAVGGFDPAIRLEDLLIELKIARAGYFIDILPDVLALYRVHDTNTYKNRRMMIDAVLATYAHFGDHPNYAEVCARFINSMLLKTARDDKPLARELLGRLPLRYWNGKTLNALGRLYLG; translated from the coding sequence ATGACTGAGACTCAGGATTCGCCTCTGGTCAGTGTGATCATTTCCTCCTACAACCATGGTCACTACATCGAAGCCTGTATCAACAGCGTGCTGGCTCAGACCTATCCTGGCATTGAGTTGCTGGTAGTGGATGACGGTTCTAGCGATGACAGCGTTGCGCGCATCCGCAGGATGCAAGAGGAGCACGGCTTCGACTTCGTCGCTCGTGAGAACAAGGGGTTGGCCCATACCCTCAATGAACTGGTAGCGCGCTCGAAGGGCAGCCTGATTGCTCCTTTCGGCTCCGATGACGTGATGCTGCCCGAGCGTCTGGCACTGCAAGTGGCTTATATGCAGGACAAGCCGGAGGTCGGTATCTGCGCCGGCAATATATGCACCATTGATGGGCAGGGCCGAACGATTCCCGGAAAGGATCGCGATCGCCCCCTGCGTCGCTTGGATTTCGAGGACCTTTTCAATGCCAGAAAGGACGGTGCTCCGGCGCCGACACTGCTGTTTCGTCGCGATGCTCTAGAGGCGGTTGGTGGGTTCGATCCAGCGATACGCTTGGAGGACCTGCTGATCGAGTTGAAGATTGCCCGCGCCGGCTACTTCATCGACATTTTGCCTGATGTACTGGCCCTCTACCGGGTGCACGACACCAATACCTACAAGAACCGGCGCATGATGATCGACGCCGTGCTTGCCACATATGCCCATTTTGGCGATCACCCGAACTATGCCGAGGTTTGTGCGCGCTTTATCAACTCGATGCTGCTGAAGACGGCGCGTGATGACAAGCCGCTGGCTCGTGAACTGTTGGGGCGCCTGCCGTTGCGCTATTGGAATGGCAAGACCCTTAACGCACTTGGCCGCCTCTACCTGGGCTAG